One genomic segment of Panicum virgatum strain AP13 chromosome 2N, P.virgatum_v5, whole genome shotgun sequence includes these proteins:
- the LOC120659901 gene encoding TLD domain-containing protein 2 isoform X1 → MLAWKEKVAERLSRLIADSPVSPSPGPAAVQPPLATSLPAEHFTSPKKSSLSSYVLSLLPTSNSGPEQNSPCSGTLRPLPPESLPKRWRGSEFTWQDLPQELSEESGSESERDERNGDFSKNQVHQSYRSVGNSNGNEETSTSDCAGALHYLTEKSMFVSPKLFAFFDSSLPGTLKGCHWVLLYSTWKHGISLRTLLRRTENIQGPCLLIVGDMKGAVFGGLLNSPLRPTEKRKYQGTNQTFVFTTIHGEPRLFRPTGANRFYYLCLNDALAFGGGGSFALCVDEDLLHGSSGSCDTFGNSCLAYTPEFELKNVELWGFTHSWSRSK, encoded by the exons TCCCGCCTCATCGCCGACTCCCCCGTCTCCCCTTCCccgggccccgccgccgtccagcCGCCGCTG GCAACATCTCTCCCAGCAGAACATTTTACTTCCCCCAAGAAGTCATCCTTATCTTCTTATGTATTGTCCCTTCTACCAACCTCAAACTCAGGGCCTGAGCAGAATTCACCTTGTTCAGGGACTTTGAGACCATTACCTCCTGAGTCACTTCCTAAGAGATGGAGAGGGAGTGAATTCACATGGCAAGATCTGCCGCAGGAATTGAGTGAGGAGTCTGGTTCTGAAAGTGAGAGAGATGAAAGGAATGGGGATTTTAGTAAGAACCAGGTCCATCAGTCATACAGATCCGTGGGAAACTCGAATGGAAATGAGGAAACATCGACTTCAGACTGTGCAGGCGCTCTTCATTATCTAACTGAAAAGTCTATGTTTGTATCTCCAAAACTGTTTGCCTTCTTTGATTCTTCTCTCCCTGGGACCTTAAAGGGGTGCCACTGGGTATTGCTATATAG CACCTGGAAGCATGGGATATCTCTAAGAACACTTCTTCGTAGAACTGAGAATATTCAGGGTCCATGCCTATTG ATTGTTGGAGATATGAAAGGGGCTGTGTTTGGTGGCTTATTGAACAGTCCTTTGCGGCCTACAGAGAAAAGGAAATACCAG GGAACAAACCAGACATTTGTGTTCACAACGATACATGGTGAACCTAGACTTTTCAGACCAACTG GTGCAAACAGATTCTACTATTTGTGCTTGAATGATGCTTTGGCATTTGGAGGTGGTGGAAGCTTCGCATTGTGTGTTGATGAAGATTT GTTACATGGAAGCAGTGGATCATGCGATACATTTGGAAACTCATGCTTGGCATATACTCCAGAGTTTGAACTAAAGAATGTTGAG CTGTGGGGGTTCACGCATTCGTGGAGCCGTTCGAAGTAG
- the LOC120659901 gene encoding TLD domain-containing protein 2 isoform X2 produces the protein MLAWKEKVAERLSRLIADSPVSPSPGPAAVQPPLATSLPAEHFTSPKKSSLSSYVLSLLPTSNSGPEQNSPCSGTLRPLPPESLPKRWRGSEFTWQDLPQELSEESGSESERDERNGDFSKNQVHQSYRSVGNSNGNEETSTSDCAGALHYLTEKSMFVSPKLFAFFDSSLPGTLKGCHWVLLYSTWKHGISLRTLLRRTENIQGPCLLIVGDMKGAVFGGLLNSPLRPTEKRKYQGTNQTFVFTTIHGEPRLFRPTGANRFYYLCLNDALAFGGGGSFALCVDEDLLHGSSGSCDTFGNSCLAYTPEFELKNVEFSVLEVGKA, from the exons TCCCGCCTCATCGCCGACTCCCCCGTCTCCCCTTCCccgggccccgccgccgtccagcCGCCGCTG GCAACATCTCTCCCAGCAGAACATTTTACTTCCCCCAAGAAGTCATCCTTATCTTCTTATGTATTGTCCCTTCTACCAACCTCAAACTCAGGGCCTGAGCAGAATTCACCTTGTTCAGGGACTTTGAGACCATTACCTCCTGAGTCACTTCCTAAGAGATGGAGAGGGAGTGAATTCACATGGCAAGATCTGCCGCAGGAATTGAGTGAGGAGTCTGGTTCTGAAAGTGAGAGAGATGAAAGGAATGGGGATTTTAGTAAGAACCAGGTCCATCAGTCATACAGATCCGTGGGAAACTCGAATGGAAATGAGGAAACATCGACTTCAGACTGTGCAGGCGCTCTTCATTATCTAACTGAAAAGTCTATGTTTGTATCTCCAAAACTGTTTGCCTTCTTTGATTCTTCTCTCCCTGGGACCTTAAAGGGGTGCCACTGGGTATTGCTATATAG CACCTGGAAGCATGGGATATCTCTAAGAACACTTCTTCGTAGAACTGAGAATATTCAGGGTCCATGCCTATTG ATTGTTGGAGATATGAAAGGGGCTGTGTTTGGTGGCTTATTGAACAGTCCTTTGCGGCCTACAGAGAAAAGGAAATACCAG GGAACAAACCAGACATTTGTGTTCACAACGATACATGGTGAACCTAGACTTTTCAGACCAACTG GTGCAAACAGATTCTACTATTTGTGCTTGAATGATGCTTTGGCATTTGGAGGTGGTGGAAGCTTCGCATTGTGTGTTGATGAAGATTT GTTACATGGAAGCAGTGGATCATGCGATACATTTGGAAACTCATGCTTGGCATATACTCCAGAGTTTGAACTAAAGAATGTTGAG TTCTCTGTTTTGGAGGTGGGCAAGGCATGA